A single region of the Biomphalaria glabrata chromosome 15, xgBioGlab47.1, whole genome shotgun sequence genome encodes:
- the LOC106055678 gene encoding pleckstrin homology domain-containing family B member 2-like — MASAGFDIAKAGWLYRQSSVLHRWKKNWFVLDRLGDLRYFENPDTPRAEERIVVRAAVLQIKSGPDCRKADPPEGVSQAKACYLELVMKDKESMLLCAESFDDMRAWQIALEEARTLPVPVQPPHVTTSTTTYVCPPGYYYGSPYYGGGYQGQIISPPPAQVLHTRGGTTIINAPPGQQIVYVDDAPYRYRRTYTTGIYPVPMFFW, encoded by the exons GCTCAGTTTTGCacagatggaaaaaaaattggtttGTACTAGACCGCCTGGGTGATTTACGTTATTTTGAGAATCCTGATACTCCACGAGCTGAAGAGAGAATAGTTGTTCGTGCAGCTGTTTTACAGATCAAGAGTGGACCTGAT tgcagAAAAGCTGATCCTCCTGAGGGAGTTAGCCAAGCAAAGGCATGTTATCTGGAACTTGTTATGAAGGACAAAGAATCAATGCTTCTTTGTGCTGAATCATTTGATGACATGAG aGCTTGGCAGATAGCACTCGAAGAAGCAAGAACACTACCTGTGCCAGTGCAGCCACCACATGTAACAACTTCAACCACAACATATGTTTGTCCTCCTGGGTACTACTATGGCAGTCCATATTATGGAGGAGGCTATCAAGGCCAAATTATTAGCCCGCCACCAGCTCAAG tgCTTCATACACGTGGAGGAACTACTATAATTAATGCTCCCCCCGGACAACAGATAGTGTATGTTGATGATGCACCTTACAGATACAGAAGAACTTACACCACAGGAATCTATCCCGTGCCTATGTTTTTCTGGTGA